A region of the Candidatus Methylomirabilis oxygeniifera genome:
ACTGCGCTCGACATCCTTCACGACAAGCTGCGCATCATCGACCGCCATGATGGCACCGGCCATGGCGTAGTGGATGAACCGGTCCATCTTCTTGACCTCTTTCTTCTCCATGTAGAGAAGCGGGTCGAATCCCTTCACCTCTGCGGCGATCTTCGTATCGTGTCGACTGGCGTCGAATCTGGCGATGTGATCGATGCCTGACACCCCGTTCATCAGGCTCTTCCAGAAGGTGTCGACGCCGATGCCGTTTGGCGCCACTACGCCCAGGCCTGTCACTACTACTCGTCTCATGTCGTTATGTTCCCATGGCCCATACGTCAATCTATAATCACGGGCTCGGCCTGTTGTTACGCGGGATGCGCCTTAATATGCGCGATCGCGTCTTTGACGGTGACGATCTTCTCAGCCTCCTCGTCGGGAATCTCAATACCGAACTCTTCTTCCAAAGCCATCACCAGCTCCACCGTATCAAGCGAGTCGGCGCCCAGATCTTCGACGAACGAGGCCTCCGGCGTCACCTCTGCCGCATTCACACCCAACTGATCTACAATGATCTTTTTGACTCTCTCTTCGATCTCCATGACGTCTGTCATCGTCCCCCTCTCTACGGCCCCTGTCTGCCGCCAGGCAGGTCGGCGCCGTCCGATGAATTAGGTTCGCAACCCACCATCAATTGTAATCACCTGGCCTGTAATATAGCTCGCCGCTTCTGAAACGAGGAACGAGACCAGAGCAGCCACCTCCTCCGCGGCCCCAAATCGACCCATGGGGATTTGGCCAAGATAGCTCTTTTTACGATCCTCTGACAGGATCGCGGTCATCTCAGTCTCGATAAAGCCCGGGGCCACCGCATTCACCGTAATCGACCTGGAGGCCACCTCCTTGGCAACAGCCTTCGTAAAACCGATCAGCCCAGCCTTCGATGCGGAGTAGTTGGCCTGTCCAGGAATTCCCATCGTCCCTGCGACCGAGCTGATATTCACGATTCGACCGCTCTGCGCCCTCAGCATCGGCCGCAACGCTGCTCGGGTCGTAAAGAATGCTCCTTTCAAGTTGACATCCAGGACAGCATCCCAGTCCTCCTCCTTCATTCGGATCAGGAGCCCATCCTTGGTGATGCCCGCATTATTGACCAGGATGTCCAGACGACCAAAACCTTTGAGGCCGGCCTGAATCAATCCATCCGCCTCAGCCTCACGCGAAATATCTGCGGCCACCGCTATCCCCTCAGCTCCGGCCGCTTCTATCTCCGCAACCACCTTTTGGGCTGCCTCCGGATTTCTTGCGCCGATAACTACCTTCGCGCCCTGCGCCGAGAGCCCCAAAGCGATTGCCCGCCCAATCCCTCGCGAGCCGCCGGTGACGACTGCTACCTTCCCCTCAAGTCCGGTCGTTGGCGCCATCACCATCAGCGAACCGCCTCCAACTGATCCACCGCCAACCGTAGCGAACCCGGATCCTCCGCGTAGAGCGCGGTCGCCTCAGGCGCGATCCGTCTAATCAGTCCGGTCAGTACTTTTCCAGGACCAAGCTCCAGAAAGATGGTGACGCCTTCTTTCACCAGTCTACGCACCACATCCTCCCACCGCACCGGCCTTGTGACTTGGCGAACGAGACTGTCGGCAACCGCATCCCTCGTCGTCAGAAGCTCGGCGTCGGCATTGTTGACCAACGGAACCGTTGGATCGGCAATCGGTGTCGCTTGGAGTACACCGGCCAACCGCTGAGCCGCCGGCTCCATCAAGGAGCAGTGAAATGGCGCACTCACCTGGAGGCGCACGGCTCGCTTAGCGCCGCGTTGTTTGGCCAGCTCGACGGCTCGATCCACCGCCCCGGTCTTCCCGGCGATGACCACCTGACCGGGGCCGTTAAGATTGGCGACCTCGACAATCCCGTATTGGGCGGCCTCCTCGCATATCGCATAGACGCTCTGCCTATCAAGGCCCAATATAGCCGCCATCGCACCGGCCCCAGGGGCCACTGCTTCCTGCATGAACTCGCCTCTCTTCCTTACAATGCGAATGGCGTCTTCAAATGCGAGGCTCCCGGACGCTACCAGCGCTGAATACTCCCCAAGCGAATGGCCCGCCACATAGTCGGGTTTGATCCCCTCGCGCTGTAACGCGGCGACAGCGGCCATACTCACCGTCATAATAGCCGGCTGCGCGTTTGCGGTGAGGGTAAGCTGCTCCTCTGGTCCTTTGAAGCAGAGATGGCCAAGGTCGATCCCCAGCGCCTCACTTGCCTTTTCAAAGAGAATACGGGCTTCAGGGATCTGCGACCAGAAATCCTGCCCCATACCAATCCGTTGAGAACCTTGACCGGGAAAACGAGCGCGATCGCGGTCATCGTCCGGCAGCGCGCATACTCACCATCGGATGAGCGCCGATCCCCAGGTAAATCCGCCCCCGAAGGCCGTCAGCAACAACAGATCACCGCGCTTCAGTCGTCCCGCCCGGACGGCTTCGTCCATGGCGATAGGGATTGAGGCTGCGGAGGTATTACCATAGCGGTCAATGTTCATATAGATCCGCTCCCGCGGCAGGTCCAGTCGCTCGGCCACTGCATAGATAATTCGGGCGTTGGCCTGGTGAGAAATAAAAAGATCAACGTCGGAAACCTCTGCCCCATTGGCCTTGAGCGCAGCGATGGCGGCCTCTTCCATTGACCGGACCGCCGTCTTGAACACCTCATTTCCGTTGGGCATCCGAATCGTCACCAGCTTCTCATCGATGACCTTTTGGCTCGCAGGCTGGCGCGAGCCGCCCCCCGGAATGATCAGTTGCCTCCCCTTTGATCCGTCCGAATAGAGGTGCGTAGAGAGGATAGCCGGATCGGCAGTTGTCCGCTGAACCACCACCGCGCCCGCGCCATCGCCAAAGAGTACACAGGTGCCTCGATCACTCCAGTCCACGACCTTGGAAAGGGTATCCGCCCCTATCACCAGGATGTTTCGCATGACGCCGGCTCGCAGATAGGCGTCGGCGACAGAGAGGCCGTACACAAAGCCGGCGCACGCAGCCATCAGATCGAAGGCCGCCGCGCGTGACGCGCCAAGTCGCTCCTGCAACACGCACGCGGTAGAGGGAAAAAACATATCGGGGGTCACCGTGTTCACGAGGATCAGATCCAGGTCATGAGGGTCAACGCCGGAGGCCTCAAGGGCCTGTCGAGCCGCCCCCTCAGCGAGATCCGACGTTGCCTGGTCATCGGAGGCGATCCGCCGCTCCGATATCCCCGTTCGGGTGACAATCCACTCGTCACTTGTACTGACCATCTGCTCCAGTTCAGCATTGGTCAGCACTCGATCCGGAACTGAGGCCCCTGTGCCTGCGATTCTGCTGCCGTACATCACATGCGTCCTGTCGCTAACTGACGGCAATCCCTTCCGTGATATGCTCGATCACCCTGTTTTCTACACATCCTCCGGCGACTCGGATCGCATTCTTGATCGCCTTGGCGGTCGAGCGGCCGTGGCAGATGATGCAGACCCCTCGAACCCCAAGCAGTGGCGCGCCGCCGTACTCCGTATAATCAATCAGCTTCTTGAAGCGCTTAAATGCGCCCCTGGCCAATAAGGCGCCGACCATCCCCGCCAACCCTTTCCCCAGTTCCTCCTTGAGCAGGCGCGTAAAAAACTCCGCGGCGCCTTCAATGATCTTCAGGGCAACGTTACCGGTGAAGCCGTCGCACACAATGATATCGGCTGTTCCCGTGAGGACCTCGCGGCCCTCGACGTTTCCAATGAAGTTGAGGGACTGCTCCTCTTCGAGCCCCTTGAAGGCCTCTCGAGTCAACTCGTTCCCCTTACTCTCCTCCTCACCGATGCTCAGCAGGCCAACGGTAGGCGTTGGCTTCCCCATGATTTGCCGCGCATAGACATTCCCCATAATAGCAAACTGGAGGAGGTGTCGCGCCTTGCAATCGGCATTGGCGCCGACATCCAACAGGATCGACTGACCTTTCAGCGTTGGAATGATGAGAGCGATGGCGGGACGCTCTACGCCCGGAAGCGGACCCAAGGTAATCAGCGCCGTGGCCATCACCGCCCCCGTATTCCCGGCGCTGATAAAGGCATCGGCCTCCCCATTCTTGACGAGATCCAGGCCGACCCGGATGGACGACTGCTTCTTCTTTCGCAAGGCGGCGGAAGGGGATTCTTGCATCCCGACCGTCTCCGGGGCGTGTCGGATCGCAATGCTCAGGCCCTTCGTGGCGTGCTGTTTCAGTGCCCGGCCAATTTCTTCTTCGTTCCCGACCAGCAAGACAGACAGGTCGAGTTCACGGGCGGCGGCTACGGCGCCCTCGACGGTAACCGTGGGACCACGGTCGCCACCCATCGCGTCAAGGGCTATACGGGTTCCCATACCTGTGTGCCTATCGGGAACGGGAGGCTAGACCTCCTCCCGCTTCACAACCTCCCGACCACGATAATAGCCACAGGCGGGGCAAGCGCGATGGGGCAGCTTCCGCTCATGGCAGTTGGGGCACTCCGAGAGAGAAGGGGCGGTGAGGGCGTGATGAGCGCGTCGTGTTCGCGACCGCGTATTACTGTGACGGCGTTTTGGAAGGGGCATCGTTCATCCTCCTGGATTTCGCGTGGGCTAGAGTAAATGTTGAAGGGGAGCCAGCCTTGGGTCGTCTTCCTGCACCTGGCATCCGCACGAGCTCTCGTTCAGATTGACCCCGCAATGCGGGCAAAGACCACGGCAGTCGGCCCGGCACAGGGGCTGCAGCGGCAAATTCAACAGGACATTCTCGCGCAACAGCCTGGTCACATCCAGGCGATCGTCTTGCATGGCGTCGACGTCCATCTCGGCGGCGCTGAGTTCAACCTCCTCGTCGCGAAAGGCTTCTCTGTCTTCCGTATACAGAATCGTAAACGAATCAGAGACGGGAACAGACACCGACTCTGAGCATCGGCTGCACGGCACGACTGCCGTTGTGGAGAATGTTCCACTCGCAAGGATGCCGTTGACCTCTCGCTCCAGACGAAGGGAGGCTTGGATCGGAGCAAGTGACAGCCATAATCCCTCAACCCCCTCCCAGCAAGGTTCTTCACGTACTTCCAGATCTAACCCTTCTGGAGGAATCTGCGACCGCTCCACTACCATTGTAGATGCTCCATCAAATTCGCATGTATGGTACAAGGCGAGGACTCTCAAGTCAAGGAATTTCCTGACGGGACAGCCCCCGCTTCACGGTTATTTCAACGGTGAGTCGTCTCTTCCAACTACAGGAACGATCTCCAATCGATTAAAAAAATAAGGGATTTCAACAGCGGCTGATGCCGCCGAGTCTGAGCCATGCACAACGTTCCTCTCGATGCTGTCGGCAAAGCTCCGTCGGACTGTTCCCTCGGCAGCCTTATGCGGATCGGTAGCGCCCATGAGCGTCCGAACACGCCCTATCGCCCCCTCCCCTTCCAGAATCATCGGTACGCATGGTCCGGAGCTCATAAAACGTGTGAGGCTCTCAAAGAACGGCTGATGTCGATGCACCTGATAGAAACCCTCCGCCTCTTTTTGCGCCAGCCACACCATCTTCAGCCCGCATACCACCAATCCCTCCGACTCAAAGCGCCGAACGATCTCGCCGATCAGACCCCTCGCCACAGCATCCGGCTTCACAATAACCAAGGTTTGTTCCATGTTGTCACTCCGTGATGATAAGGGCTGTCAGTTGTCTACTGTCAGCCGATGACTTTTTTTACAGCGGCTCCAATGTCTGCCGGGTTGTGCACTACAGCGATATCGGCACGCCGCAAGGCAGAGATCTTCTCTGTTGCTGTTCCTCTGCCACCCGAGATGATCGCCCCCGCATGGCCCATACGTCGCTCGGGAGGGGCTGCCAGCCCGGCGACGTATGCGATGACCGGTTTCGTGACGTGCCGCTCAACGAAGGCCGCCGCCTCCTCTTCGGCAGTACCTCCGATCTCGCCGATCATCAGAATCGCCTCGGTCGCCCCATCGTTTTCGAAGAGCGCCAGGCAATCGACGAACGTGGTACCGATGATCGGATCCCCACCGATTCCGATGCAGGTAGATTGGCCCAGACCCAGGCGCGTAAGCTGATTGACCGCCTCGTAGGTCAGCGTCCCGCTCCTTGAGATCACACCGACCCTACCGGGTCTGTGGATCCGTCCCGGCATGATCCCCACCTTGGCTTGGTCCGGAGAGATGATCCCGGGGCAGTTCGGCCCAACCAGGCGGGTGTCAGACCCGTGAAGTATACGGGCCACGCGCACCATATCCAAGATCGGAATCCCCTCCGTGATACACACGACCAGCGGAATCGCCGCATCGATCGCCTCGAGAATTGCGTCAGCGGCGAAGGCGGCAGGAACAAAGATCAAGGCGGTATTCGCATCCTCCTTCTCTACAGCCTCACGTACTGTATCAAAAACCGGAATCCCCTCGTGGGATATACCCCCCTTGCCGGGGGTCACGCCTGCGACTACGCGGGTCCCATACTCGCGACACGCCAAGGCGTGGAACGTGCCCTCCTTGCCGGTGATCCCCTGTACCACCACTCGTGTCTGTCGGTCTACCAGAATACTCACGCCATATCCTATACCCTGAACCCTATACCCTGTCCGGAGGCCTTCACGGCCTTCTCGGCCGCATCCTGCATCCCTTCTGCGGTGATGAAATTCAGACCGGACTCAGTAAGCATACGCGTACCATGGTCCACATTGGTCCCCTCCATCCGAACTACAATCGGCATTGTCACCCCGAGGGAGCGAACCGCACGAATCACGCCCTCTGCCAGCCGCTCACACCTCAGGATTCCCCCGAAGATGTTGATAAGGACCACACGTACGGATCGGTCTGAGATCAGAATGCGAAACGCCTGTTCGATCTGTTCAGCACTGGCGCCGCCGCCGACATCCAGAAAGTTGGCCGGTTCACCGCCGACAAATTTGACGAGATCCATGGTCGCCATCGCCAAGCCGGCTCCGTTGACCATACATCCTACAGTACCGTCGAGCTTGATATAGTTTAGTCCGAACTTGGACGCCTCTATCTCCAGCGGCAGCTCCTCGTCTGGATCACGGAGCGCCTTCAGATCGGCGTGGCGAAAAAGGGCGTTATCATCGACATTGAGCTTGGCATCCAGGGCCAACAAGCGACCATCGGTCGTGATCACCAGAGGATTGATCTCGACCAAAGAACAATCTTTCTCCTGAAACACTCGATACAAGGCCGAAAATAGACCGGTAGCGGTACGTTGAACCTGCTGCGGCAGCGCGAGCCTCAACACAAGGCGGCGAATATGGAAGGACTGAAGTTGAACGGCCGGATCGACGACGACTCTCGTGATACTCTCCGGATCCTTCGCGGCCACTTCTTCGATCTCCATCCCGCCGATCGCGCCGGCCATCATCACGGGCCGTGCCGCCCTGCGATCCAGGACGATCCCGGCGTACAGCTCCCGGCTGACGGCGACTTGTTCCTCGACAAGGATTCTTTTGACCACCCTGCCTTCAGGGCCGGTCTGATGGGTGACCAGGCGGGAACCGATGAGCCGCTCCGCCAACTCTTCCGCCTCCTGCGGCGACGATGCCGACAGGATCCCGCCACCCTTGCCTCGGCCGCCCGCATGAATCTGGGCCTTCAGCACCACAGCGCCGCCAAGCTGCTCGGCAACACGCGCCGCGTCAACGGGCGTCGTGACCGCCTCCCCTTTTGGAACGGGTACCTCGTACGCGCCAAGGATCGCCTTTGCCTGAAACTCATGGATCTTCATGACTTACCTTCACTGCAACCTCTTCTACGGATGCCGTCCCTTCACCGAAGTCGAAAGGTCTTAACGAGTATCCGGTGAAAACGAGGAGTGGTCAGCGACGACTGCATAGCGTGAGCGTCACTGCCATCCTTGGTGTGCCGAACGGTTATCATAATCTCAACATCTTGTTTGTCAAGGTCCAAAATTGGTTTTAGTCTTGACACGCTTTGATACACCGTGCTAAAGGAATGGCGTATATGCGTCTTCGAAAAACAGTAGATGGCATCACAGTTGTGATTCAAAGCGCCTGAGCATGATGCGACCCGCGACGGCACATCCGGCTGGGCGACCCATCTCCCCTCCATCCACCCACGAGGTTGATCAGTTCGTCGACGAGTTGCGTCGAGGGTACGCGACTCGCGGACACCCCGTCCATCTCAAACAGATCCCTTCAAAATCCCCAAGCTATGCGGATCTGTCCGATCCTCTGCCCGGACCGCTTCTGGACACCCTACGGAAGATCGGAGTCGACCAACTCTATACGCACCAGTGTGCTGCCATCGCGGCAGCTCGTACCGGTAAGCATCCGCTGGTCGTCACGTCCACCGCCTCCGGCAAGAGCTTGACCTATCTCTTGCCGATTCTTGAGCACCTCCTGACTGATCGTTCAGCTCGAGCCCTGCTGTTGTTTCCGATCAAGGCGCTGGAGCAGGATCAACTGAAGATGTTGCACACCCTGATTCCTCCTGGTCAAGGGATCGACGCCGCCATACTGGACGGGGACACGCCTGTATCCCGGCGAGCGAAGCTCCGGGACAATCCCCCGCAACTGCTGCTGAGCAACCCCGATATGCTCCACCTGTCGCTGCTACCCTACCACGCCCAGTGGCGCGAGTTCTGGCGCAACCTTCGCTATGTCGTGCTCGACGAACTGCACACCTATCGCGGGGTCTTCGGCTCGCACATCGCCCATGTCCTGCGACGACTTCGTCGGGTGGCGGCGGCCTACGGAGCACATCCGCAGTTTATCGCATGCTCGGCAACGATCGCAAATCCCCTCGCGCTGTCAGAACAACTCACGAGCCTCCCATTTCACCTGATCGAAGCGGATGGGGCCCCACAGCAGGGCAAACGTTTCCTTCTGATCAATCCGGTCGCCAGCCCCTATACCGAGGCGACCGATCTGCTGCTCCGCTGCCTCCGGAAGGGGTTGAAGACTATCGCCTTCGCCAAGGCTCGGAAGATCGCCGAGTTGATCGCCATGTGGGCGCGACAAGCCGATCAGACACTTGGCGGCAGGCTTGCCGCCTATCGAGCGGGTTTTACGGCCGACGAACGCCGGGCCATCGAGCGAGGACTGTTCAGCGAGCAACTGGCGGGGGTCGTTACCACGTCAGCCCTGGAGCTCGGGATTGACGTGGGCGGGTTGGATGCCTGCCTCCTCGTCGGCTATCCCGGCAGTATCACCAGCACCTGGCAACGGGGCGGTCGGGTCGGTCGCGGCCGCCGGGAGGCGCTGATCATCCTGGTCGCGCTTCCAGACGCCCTTGATCAGTACTTTTTCCGCCATCCTGACGACTTCTTCAGTCGTCCCTACGAAGCGGCCATCGTCGATCCCGGCAATCACCAGATTCTCGCGGCACATCTTGTGGCGACAGCCTCGGAAATGCCGCTGCGAACAGACGATTCGTTCTATGCCGCTGAACAAGACCTCATCCGGTCCCTCCACGATCAGGGCAGATTGCTCTTATCGGCGGATGGAACCGAGTGGTACGCCCGCGAGCGTCACCCCCAGCGTCGAATCAATATCCGCTCCATGGGAGAGGCCTGTGCGATCCTTGACCAGACCGGACGGGCCATCGGCACCATCGACGGGATACGAGCCATACACGAGTGCCATCCGGGGGCCATCTATCTGCACCAGGGGCAGCAGTACGAGAGTATGAGCCTGGACCTGATTCAGCACAAGGTCCACGCCAGGCCGGTCACTGTTGATTACTACACCGCGCCACTTGCCGAAAAGGACACGGAAGTCCTCGAAATCCTGGAATCCAGGAACCACCAGGGGATCCCCTACCACCTGGGCCGACTGAAAGTTACCGAGCGGGTGCTTGGCTACGAGCGCAGGCGGATCTTCGGCCAGGATAAGATCGGATCGTACCAGTTGGAATTGCCGCCTCAGACCTTTGAGACCGTCGGCCTCTGGTTTGAGATACCTGATGGGTTGAAGGCGACCGTTGAGGAGGCAGGATCGCACTTTATGGGGAGCATTCATGCGATAGAGCACGCCATGATCGGCCTCTTCCCGCTTTACGCCCTCTGTGACCGTTCGGACATCGGCGGGATCTCGTACCCGATCCACCCGCAGGTCGCTCGCGCCGCTGTTTTCATCTATGACGGCTACCCCGGCGGGATCGGTCTGACCGAGCGCGGCTTCCAGGTTCTGCCGGAGCTGTTCCTCAAGACACGACAACTCCTGGAAGAGTGCCCATGCGAATCCGGATGCCCCTCGTGCGTCCACTCACCGAAATGCGGATCGGGCAACAAGCCGCTTGATAAGCAGGGCGCGCACCTGACCCTTCAGGGCCTACTCGGGGAGACGCCGCGGACCGATACCAGGCAGCCCTCCCGTCCGTCGTCTTCAGCGCTGTCAGCCCCGAAGGAAAAAGAGGAGTCGGAGACCGTTGATGCGATACCCCATGCGATCGTCTTTGATCTTGAGACGCAGCGGAGCGCCGAGGATGTCGGCGGCTGGGAACACCGGCATCGGATGGGTCTCGCGGTCGGCGTCGTCTACGACCTTGATCGCGCTGAGTTCCGCGTCTACACTGAGCGGCAGGTGGATGCCCTCATCAACGACTTGGTCCGTGCGCGCCTGATTGTCGGGTTTAACGTCCGGCGGTTCGACTTTGATGTATTGCGGGCCTACGCCGACCTTGATTGGAACGCCCTGCCCGCCCTGGACATCCTCGAGTGTATCCACCGACGGCTGGGGTTTCGACTGAAACTGGACCATCTGGCCCAAGAAACCCTTGGGGAACGGAAGTCGGCCGATGGACTGCAGAGTCTGGCCTGGTTCAAGGCAGGAGAGATCGAGCGGGTCATCGAATACTGCAAACAGGATGTCCTCCTGACAAAGCGGCTCTACGATTTCGGTCGGCAGCACGGATATCTATTGTACCGGGACAACCAGGGACGAGCGGTCCGACTTCCGGTCGACTTCGATGAAAATCTGTTTTCGCGGCAATCCAGGTAGAGTATAATGCAGTGCTGTTGACGGGACATTGAACGAAGAGAAGTGTATTGGAGGAGTGAATGGTCGCCTTAGATTATAAGCAGATCACGCGTGCCTATGCCATCTTGTCCCCCATGTACGACCTTCTGTTCGACAAGATCTTTCATCCGGGACGGGTCGCGGCGATACCGCTTCTTGGGATCAAACCAAACGACCTTGTCCTTGAGGTGGGGATCGGTACAGGATTAAACCTTCCACTCTACCCGCAGGATTGCCACCTTGTTGGCATTGATCTCTCCTCGGAGATGCTGAGCAAGGCCAGAGAGAAGGTACGAGAATATGGGATGAATAACGTGACCATTAAAGAGATGGACGCGTCGAAACTGGAGTTCCCGGACGAACACTTCGATCATGTGCTGGCCACGTACGTCATCAGCGCCGTTCCAGAGCCGGTTCAGGTTCTCCGAGAGATTAAGCGAGTGTGTAAAAAGAAAGGGCATATCGTCATTCTGAACCACTTTAAGAGCGAGAACCCGGTTGTCGGCACCCTGGAAGAGCTGGTCGCCCCACTGTGTACCAGGCTTGGGTTCAAAACCGACCTGAGGCTTATGCCCGTCCTGAAGGAAGCACAGCTCACCCCCGAGCAGTTGCACCGCGTCAATCTTCTGAACGGCTGGCGCCTGGTCCGCTGTCTGAATGAATAAACTGCGGCAATCTCCCGCACCACGTCCGGCACTGATGCTCGCCTCACTTCTGGCCGGTCTACTCCTCGTCCCCTGGACTGTTGTCCGAGCTGAACAGATCAAGGACTTGTACGAAATGGAGGTGCTGGGCGTGGCCGCCGCTCCGGGAGGTGACCTGGCTATCGGCCAGGCAGGCCAGACGGCCATACTCCTGCGCAGTAAAGAGGCAAAGCGCGAACTTACGCTTTTCGTCGGACCTTTTGAGGCCCAAAGTATCGCGGTTCCTCTACAGCAGATGAAACCTCTCCGCCCTTTGACTCACGATCTCACCCTTTCCCTCTTAGCGGCCTTTCGCTCGCATTTAGGGAGGGTCATTATCAGCGATTTTAAGGACAATACCTATTACGCCACCCTCTATATCGAGACCGACGGCAAAGAGATGACGGTCGACAGCCGACCCAGTGATGCTATTGCCCTCGCGTTGCGGGCCGGCGCCCCAATCTACGCCAGCAGCAAGGCGCTGGATGGTGCGAGCACGAACCGGCCGCCGAGATGATCTTTCACCCTAAGACAGCGATCAGCTTTCAGCGGTCAGCTCTACTGATGTATCGCTTGGTTTCTCCGAGGCTGATGGCTGTTTGCTGAGAGCTGAACGCTATCTGTTCTCCAAGGTGCCTCCCAAGTGAAACCGATCGATCCTCTACTCCGGCAGATCGTAGAAGCGGTCTCGGAACGCGGGATACGGACACACCTCGAACAACTCGTTGAACCACGGGATCCGTTTGAGGGGCATGCCAGCATGGAAGCCGCTGCGGACACTATTGCGGAAACCCTCAGAGGATTTGACCTCCAGTTCGTCGAAGAGCGTTTCAGGTGCGAGGGCCGCTGGTACCGGAATCTGATCGCGTTGCACCAGGGTTCGTCCCGTAATGGACAGGTGTTGATTGTCGCCCACTACGACACCGTACCGAATAGCCCTGGGGCCGACGATAATGCCAGTGGAGTGGCCGGTCTACTCGAGGTAGCCGGAACCCTGGCCCGCCACCGATTCACACACGACCTGCTCTTTATCGCCTTCCCCCTCGAAGAGTACGGCAATCCAGGCAGCGTGCACTATGTGGAGCAGGCCATGGCCAGTGGCGCGCCGATTGCCGGCGTATTCGACCTGGAGATGATCGGCTATACCGGCCCGACCCAGGCCGCACCTCCCGGTATCCAGGC
Encoded here:
- a CDS encoding Peptidase M28, whose protein sequence is MKPIDPLLRQIVEAVSERGIRTHLEQLVEPRDPFEGHASMEAAADTIAETLRGFDLQFVEERFRCEGRWYRNLIALHQGSSRNGQVLIVAHYDTVPNSPGADDNASGVAGLLEVAGTLARHRFTHDLLFIAFPLEEYGNPGSVHYVEQAMASGAPIAGVFDLEMIGYTGPTQAAPPGIQAPTMGDFIGVVGNRRSEGLVALFKEAAVLVAPSLPVQGLVVEGNGEHVPFVRQSDHAPFWDAGYPAVMITDTAFLRNPHYHLPTDTLDTLNLRFLRQVAATTAASAALLADFT
- a CDS encoding conserved exported protein of unknown function (Evidence 4 : Homologs of previously reported genes of unknown function), translated to MNKLRQSPAPRPALMLASLLAGLLLVPWTVVRAEQIKDLYEMEVLGVAAAPGGDLAIGQAGQTAILLRSKEAKRELTLFVGPFEAQSIAVPLQQMKPLRPLTHDLTLSLLAAFRSHLGRVIISDFKDNTYYATLYIETDGKEMTVDSRPSDAIALALRAGAPIYASSKALDGASTNRPPR